From the Serratia nematodiphila DZ0503SBS1 genome, one window contains:
- a CDS encoding protein-L-isoaspartate(D-aspartate) O-methyltransferase — MVNKRMQTLLTQLRQQGIRDEKLLRAIEAVPRERFVDEALDHKAYENTALPIGSGQTISQPYMVARMTELLNLKPTSRVLEIGTGSGYQTAILAHLVQHVCSVERIKGLQWQAKRRLKQLDLHNVSTRHGDGWQGWASRGPFDAIIVTAAPPEIPQALVEQLDDGGILVLPVGEQAQTLKRIQRHGNDFVVDAVEAVRFVPLVKGELA, encoded by the coding sequence ATGGTGAATAAGCGCATGCAAACATTGCTGACGCAGCTGCGGCAGCAGGGGATCCGAGACGAAAAGCTGCTGCGGGCGATCGAGGCGGTGCCGCGCGAGCGTTTTGTTGATGAAGCGCTGGATCATAAGGCCTACGAAAACACCGCATTGCCGATCGGTTCCGGTCAGACCATTTCCCAGCCTTATATGGTGGCGCGGATGACCGAGCTGCTGAATCTGAAACCTACCTCAAGGGTGCTGGAGATCGGTACTGGTTCCGGTTATCAAACCGCTATCCTGGCGCATCTGGTGCAACACGTTTGTTCCGTCGAACGCATCAAGGGGCTGCAGTGGCAGGCCAAGCGCCGCCTGAAACAGCTCGATCTTCACAATGTTTCCACCCGCCATGGCGATGGCTGGCAGGGTTGGGCGTCGCGCGGCCCGTTCGATGCGATCATCGTCACTGCCGCGCCGCCGGAGATCCCGCAGGCACTGGTGGAGCAGCTGGACGACGGCGGCATTTTGGTGTTGCCGGTGGGCGAGCAGGCCCAAACCCTCAAACGCATTCAGCGTCATGGCAACGATTTCGTTGTCGATGCGGTAGAGGCGGTGCGCTTTGTGCCGTTGGTGAAAGGCGAATTGGCCTAG
- the nlpD gene encoding murein hydrolase activator NlpD: MITLRRVAVCTMVSLWLAGCTNTASTSAPISSVGGGGAAPSGNNNGGVQQASPEGRIVYNRSYNAIPKGSYSGGETYTVKRGDTLFYIAWITGNDFRDLAQRNNIPEPYSLNVGQTIQLGNGSANGGGGMLATTDATKGGVPKPPSSSQIQTATVDSQSTNAYSENSGKQNVGKMLPAAGAAAVGTATAPVTAPEAAPPVSSTVSNSAPVSTWRWPTDGKVIDNFSSSEGGNKGVDIAGSRGQPIFATADGRVVYAGNALRGYGNLIIIKHNDDYLSAYAHNDTMLVREQQEVKAGQKIATMGSTGTSSVRLHFEIRYKGKSVNPLRYLPQR; this comes from the coding sequence ATGATTACGTTACGCCGGGTAGCGGTGTGTACGATGGTAAGTTTGTGGTTGGCGGGTTGTACGAATACGGCCTCGACGTCGGCTCCTATCAGCAGCGTGGGGGGCGGCGGTGCCGCTCCATCCGGCAATAATAATGGCGGAGTGCAGCAGGCCAGCCCAGAGGGCCGCATTGTCTATAACCGCAGTTATAACGCCATCCCTAAAGGGAGCTACAGCGGCGGCGAAACTTATACGGTCAAGCGCGGCGATACGCTGTTTTATATCGCCTGGATCACCGGCAATGATTTCCGCGACCTGGCGCAGCGCAACAATATTCCCGAGCCATACAGCCTGAATGTTGGCCAAACCATTCAGCTTGGTAATGGTTCCGCCAACGGCGGCGGCGGCATGTTGGCGACGACAGATGCGACCAAAGGCGGTGTTCCGAAGCCACCTTCCAGCTCCCAGATCCAGACGGCAACGGTTGATTCTCAATCAACTAACGCGTATTCTGAAAACTCGGGTAAACAGAATGTAGGTAAGATGTTACCTGCAGCAGGTGCCGCAGCGGTTGGGACCGCGACTGCGCCTGTTACCGCGCCGGAAGCCGCTCCGCCTGTGAGCAGCACCGTCAGCAACAGCGCTCCGGTCAGTACCTGGAGATGGCCGACTGACGGTAAGGTTATTGATAACTTTTCCTCATCAGAAGGTGGGAATAAGGGTGTCGATATCGCCGGTTCCCGTGGGCAGCCTATCTTCGCTACCGCCGATGGCCGCGTAGTGTATGCAGGCAACGCTTTACGGGGTTACGGTAATCTAATCATCATCAAACATAATGATGATTACCTGAGCGCCTACGCTCATAACGACACAATGCTGGTCCGGGAACAACAAGAAGTGAAGGCGGGTCAAAAAATAGCCACCATGGGTAGCACCGGTACCAGTTCAGTACGTTTGCATTTTGAAATTCGTTACAAGGGGAAATCCGTAAACCCGCTGCGTTATCTTCCGCAGCGATAG
- the rpoS gene encoding RNA polymerase sigma factor RpoS: protein MSQNTLKVNELHDDADFDENGAEAESFDEKALVEEETSENDLAEEELLSQGVTQRVLDATQLYLGEIGYSPLLTAEEEVYFARRALRGDVPSRRRMIESNLRLVVKIARRYSNRGLALLDLIEEGNLGLIRAVEKFDPERGFRFSTYATWWIRQTIERAIMNQTRTIRLPIHIVKELNVYLRTARELSHKLDHEPSAEEIAEQLDKPVDDVSRMLRLNERITSVDTPLGGDSEKALLDILADEKDNGPEDTTQDDDMKQSIVKWLFELNAKQREVLARRFGLLGYEAATLEDVGREIGLTRERVRQIQVEGLRRLREILQMQGLSIEALFRE from the coding sequence ATGAGCCAAAATACGCTGAAAGTTAACGAGTTACATGATGATGCGGATTTCGACGAGAATGGAGCTGAGGCCGAGTCGTTTGATGAAAAAGCGCTGGTAGAAGAAGAGACCAGCGAGAACGATTTAGCGGAAGAAGAGCTGTTGTCTCAAGGCGTTACGCAACGCGTATTGGATGCGACGCAGCTCTATCTGGGTGAGATCGGTTATTCACCTCTGCTGACCGCAGAGGAAGAAGTCTATTTTGCGCGGCGTGCTCTGCGCGGTGACGTGCCGTCCCGCCGCCGCATGATTGAAAGCAACCTGCGGCTGGTGGTGAAAATCGCCCGCCGCTACAGCAACCGCGGTCTGGCGCTGCTGGATCTGATCGAAGAGGGTAACCTCGGTCTGATTCGCGCAGTGGAAAAATTCGACCCAGAACGCGGCTTCCGCTTCTCCACTTATGCAACCTGGTGGATCCGTCAGACGATTGAACGGGCGATCATGAACCAAACCCGTACCATTCGTTTGCCTATCCATATCGTCAAAGAACTGAATGTCTATCTGCGCACCGCGCGCGAGCTTTCCCACAAGCTGGATCATGAACCGAGCGCTGAAGAAATTGCCGAGCAACTCGACAAGCCGGTGGATGACGTCAGCCGCATGCTGCGCCTGAATGAGCGCATCACCTCGGTGGATACGCCGCTGGGCGGGGATTCGGAGAAAGCGCTGCTGGACATTCTGGCCGACGAGAAGGACAACGGGCCTGAAGACACCACGCAAGATGACGATATGAAGCAAAGCATCGTCAAATGGCTGTTCGAACTGAACGCCAAACAGCGTGAAGTGTTGGCGCGTCGTTTCGGCCTGCTGGGTTATGAAGCGGCGACGCTGGAAGACGTAGGCCGGGAGATTGGCCTGACGCGCGAGCGCGTCCGTCAGATTCAGGTAGAAGGTCTGCGCCGTCTGCGTGAGATTTTGCAGATGCAGGGCCTGAGCATTGAGGCGCTGTTCCGCGAATAA
- the mutS gene encoding DNA mismatch repair protein MutS gives MNSTDKLDSHTPMMQQYLRLKAQHPEILLFYRMGDFYELFYDDAKRASQLLDISLTKRGASAGEPIPMAGVPHHAVENYLAKLVQLGESVAICEQIGDPATSKGPVERKVVRIVTPGTITDEALLQERQDNLLAAIWQDARGFGYATLDVSSGRFRVAEPQDLETMAAELQRTNPAELLYPETFEHMALIEQRHGLRRRPLWEFELETARQQLNLQFGTRDLTGFGVEQAHQALRAAGCLLQYVKDTQRTSLPHIRGITMERQQDGIIMDAATRRNLELTQSLSGGSDNTLAAILDRTVTPMGSRMLKRWLHMPTRDIKVLTARQQAIGALQELFADLQPSLRQVGDQERILARLALRTARPRDLARMRHAFQQLPDIRALLQDVKTPHVQQLLSQVGQFDELRELLERAVIESPPVLVRDGGVIAPGYNSELDEWRALADGASDYLDRLEIREREKLGLDTLKVGFNGVHGYYIQVSRGQSHLVPIHYVRRQTLKNAERYIIPELKEYEDKVLTSKGKALAIEKSLYDELFDLLLPHLAELQQSAAALAELDVLANLAERADTLNYACPTMSEQPGIRITEGRHPVVEQVLSEPFISNPLTLSPQRRMLIITGPNMGGKSTYMRQTALIVLMAHIGSYVPATKATIGPVDRIFTRVGAADDLASGRSTFMVEMTETANILHNATEHSLVLMDEIGRGTSTYDGLSLAWACAENLANRIKAMTLFATHYFELTTLPEKMEGVVNVHLDALEHGDTIAFMHSVQDGAASKSYGLAVAALAGVPRDVIKRARQKLRELESISSHTASGSVDATQMTLLQEETSQAVEALEALDPDSLSPRQALEWIYRLKNMV, from the coding sequence TGGAGAACTACCTGGCCAAGCTGGTGCAGCTCGGCGAGTCCGTCGCCATCTGCGAGCAGATCGGCGATCCGGCCACCAGCAAAGGGCCGGTCGAACGCAAAGTGGTGCGTATCGTCACCCCCGGCACCATCACCGACGAAGCGCTGCTGCAAGAGCGTCAGGACAACCTGCTGGCGGCGATCTGGCAGGACGCGCGCGGCTTCGGCTACGCCACGCTGGACGTCAGCTCCGGCCGCTTCCGCGTCGCCGAGCCGCAGGATCTGGAAACCATGGCCGCCGAGCTGCAGCGCACCAATCCGGCCGAGCTGCTCTATCCGGAAACCTTCGAACACATGGCGCTGATCGAACAGCGCCACGGCCTGCGCCGCCGTCCGCTGTGGGAATTCGAGCTTGAGACCGCGCGTCAGCAGCTCAACCTGCAGTTCGGCACCCGCGACTTGACCGGCTTCGGCGTCGAGCAGGCGCACCAGGCGCTGCGCGCCGCCGGCTGTCTGCTGCAGTACGTCAAAGATACCCAACGCACTTCGCTGCCGCACATTCGCGGCATCACCATGGAACGCCAGCAGGACGGCATCATCATGGATGCCGCCACCCGCCGCAACCTGGAGCTGACGCAGAGCCTGTCCGGCGGCAGCGACAACACGCTGGCGGCGATCCTCGACCGTACGGTCACGCCGATGGGCAGCCGCATGCTGAAACGCTGGCTGCACATGCCGACCCGCGACATCAAGGTGCTGACCGCCCGCCAGCAGGCGATCGGCGCATTGCAGGAACTGTTCGCAGATCTGCAACCTTCGCTGCGTCAGGTAGGCGATCAGGAACGTATTTTGGCGCGTTTGGCGCTGCGCACCGCCCGGCCGCGCGATCTGGCGCGCATGCGCCATGCTTTCCAACAGTTGCCGGACATCCGCGCGCTGCTGCAGGATGTGAAAACGCCGCACGTGCAGCAGCTGCTGTCGCAGGTGGGCCAGTTTGACGAACTGCGCGAGCTGCTGGAACGTGCGGTCATTGAATCACCGCCGGTGCTGGTGCGCGACGGCGGCGTGATCGCCCCCGGCTACAACAGCGAACTGGACGAGTGGCGCGCGTTGGCCGACGGCGCCAGCGACTATCTCGACCGGCTGGAGATCCGCGAGCGTGAAAAGCTGGGTCTGGATACGCTTAAGGTCGGCTTCAACGGCGTACACGGCTATTACATTCAGGTCAGCCGCGGTCAAAGCCACCTGGTGCCGATCCACTATGTACGCCGTCAGACGCTGAAAAATGCCGAGCGCTACATCATCCCGGAACTGAAAGAGTACGAAGACAAAGTGCTCACCTCCAAGGGTAAGGCGCTGGCGATCGAGAAAAGCCTGTACGACGAGCTGTTCGATCTGCTGCTGCCGCACCTGGCGGAGCTGCAACAAAGCGCCGCCGCGCTGGCAGAGCTGGACGTGCTGGCCAACCTGGCCGAGCGCGCCGATACCCTGAACTACGCTTGCCCGACCATGAGCGAGCAGCCGGGGATCCGCATTACCGAAGGCCGCCATCCGGTGGTGGAGCAGGTGCTGAGCGAGCCGTTTATCTCCAACCCGCTCACCCTGTCGCCGCAGCGCCGCATGCTGATCATAACCGGTCCGAATATGGGCGGTAAAAGCACCTATATGCGGCAAACGGCGCTGATCGTGCTGATGGCGCACATCGGCAGCTACGTGCCGGCCACCAAGGCCACCATCGGCCCGGTGGATCGCATCTTCACCCGCGTCGGCGCGGCGGACGATCTGGCTTCCGGCCGCTCCACCTTCATGGTGGAGATGACCGAAACCGCCAACATTCTGCACAACGCCACCGAGCACAGCCTGGTGTTGATGGATGAAATCGGCCGCGGCACCTCCACCTACGACGGCCTGTCGCTGGCCTGGGCCTGCGCCGAGAACCTGGCCAACCGCATCAAGGCGATGACGCTGTTCGCCACCCACTACTTCGAGCTGACGACCCTGCCGGAGAAGATGGAAGGCGTGGTCAACGTGCATCTGGATGCGCTTGAACACGGCGACACCATCGCCTTCATGCACAGCGTGCAGGACGGTGCCGCCAGCAAAAGCTATGGCCTGGCGGTCGCCGCGCTGGCCGGCGTGCCGCGCGACGTCATCAAACGCGCCCGTCAGAAACTGCGCGAGCTGGAATCCATCTCCAGCCACACCGCATCGGGCAGCGTCGATGCCACCCAGATGACGCTGCTGCAGGAAGAGACCTCGCAGGCGGTAGAAGCCCTGGAGGCGCTTGATCCGGATTCCCTGTCGCCGCGACAGGCGCTGGAATGGATCTACCGGCTGAAAAATATGGTGTAA